aaaaaaaaaaaaatcggccgcaaaaatccgcaacacatatcggccatcggccgccccaatttccaaatatcggcatcggccagagaaaaacacatatcggtctacctccaatatatatatatatatatatatatatatatatatatatatatatatatatatatatatatatatatatatatatatatatatatatacacatacacacatacacattatatatataattatatatatatatatatatatatatatatatatatatatatatatatatacacacacatacacacacattatatatataattatatatatatatatatatatatatatataattatatatacatatacacacacacacatatacatatacacacacacacacacacacacacacacatatatatatatatatatatatatatatatatgtgtgtgtgtgtgtgtgtgtgtgtgtgtatatgtatatgtgtgtgtgtgtatatatatatatatatatatatatatatatatatatatatatatatatatatatatatatatatatatatatatatatacacacacacacacatacatacatacacacacacacacacacacatacacatacataccacAACCACCTTGGCTCACCTGTTTAGCTGGAATTTCTCCCTGGGCACAACTCCCTCCGCAAGGTTGGGCCTGTGATTTGGGAAAAGAcctggagaaagaaaaaaaaaaatgattactgtGATCACTAGATAGACATGTAAAACTTGATATCACATCACCTCCTCCATGTATGATCTTATGAAATGGAGAGGGAGCTTGTCACCAGAAAAGAGGAGAGGAAGGCCCACTTCTGACCGTCACACCTCAAGGTTTTTGGTGGCTCGCCTTCAAATCTATTAATATGGAGTTGGCTCCACTTTGTGGATACAACAGACTCCAATTTTTAGAAGAAATGTTTCCAGAAGAAGATCTTCCCACAGTAGTTTTGGTCTCTGCCCCTCTCACGCGGCAATAAAAGTGGTGGaggtgggggaggtggggggtttGCATCAGATGGAAATAGATTCCAGCACTGAAATCTCATCCATGAAGATataaaaattcattattttctcaTTCTACATGAAGCCGGCTTGTAATCACAAAGACGGCTTGTTTTATAGAGGAAAATAATATTTCTCAGATTCCTTTGCACCGCACCCAAAACTGTCAACCCTGTTTCTTTATAACTGGGGATGAAAGGCCTGAAGGAGCGCATGCTCCGCAAACGCGTTGCCTTCCGGAAGTGACCTCATCCCCGTGGCTTCCGGCGTGCGTTCCAGGTACAGGAAGCGTCAGTATCCACCGGCACAGCCTCCCCCACCCAGACACCACAGCCATCAAGCCAACGGATCCCACTCACTTCTGGGACGTTCGGCATTACATGCCTGTACCTTATTTTACATGTgcaattaacccccctggcggtgttcccgagtctgactcggggtaagattttttggctacgatcggtaaccctgagtcagactctggctcgcctcgctgaatctacaggcatggtttacttaccttgtccctggatccagcgatgccaccgcgctgtgtgagcgagcgggacctcgctcgattcacacagtgtcctcctgtgccgccgatctccgttccctgaaacgttacgacgcacgggggcggagaacggcgccaaattcaaaaaggtaaacaaacaccttacatacagtatactgtaatcttctagattacagtactgtatgtaaaaaaaataggatttttataacagcttacctgtaaaatccttttcttggagtacatcacgggacacagagctgcatattcattactatgtgtggttatagagtctaccttcaggtgatggacactggtgtaatcaattaaacaggaagttccctccctatataacccctcccctactgggagttcctcagtttttgtagcaaagcaataagtgtcccaatatccccaaacaagaggggtgggagctctgtgtcccgtgatgtatcctattttctttatcgtacatcacgggacacagagctgcatattcattactatgtgggatgtcccaaagcaatgcttactgaggggagggagacaccaacaacgcagaccgccatcagacgtgaggacctataatgctgcctgcagcatactgcgccaaaaagctgcatcctcttgccgtcttatgttcacctgataggagttagtgaacgtaagcacattgcggccttgaaaatctgcgtcataaaggcttggaaatgcattgcgcataaagcgcttaccatcctggtagggagcacccccacaaaaaaacagggggaatcctactctaaccacaagcctgaataataacctgatgaatcaaccttaaaaacagttgattttagacgctgcctgccctttcctggggcctcctggtagcgcaacaacatcagttttccgtatccgagcagccgcttcagataggcctagacccttcttactccaacgagagagagagtgtaaccattttaatagctgacctgaacactgcctgcccatctagggtcttctggcagcccaataaaaacgtcagctttctatatctgaaaccttcagataggtatttaactgctctcatctcaattgagagaaaagcaataacctttccttccgtgaaacaaggttttgaaaaaagggaaggtaagaatatctagattcaaatgaatactagatccttctagtaaataaggttgggtgaggatgaaaatcactctacttgtaagaataattgagtatggctctataccaagaaagttgccaatactgaaactcttggaggctaccacaaccaagaacaccaattccttgttaaaggatgaagagaaatatggtgcatcggcccaaggagctgaccctgtaagccgacaaaactagagccaatcctccgagcacaagggcgacctaactggtggacttatacaaggggtgacgtgcataacagcccggaccaaagagtgtgaagtaatcgacctttggaagcaaggccgagatcggatccttgatataacttaaggctagctccgtctcctttccaaatgtaggaaggcaggaattttacctttgacaaacttccacggatgccaccatctggtttcacaccaggaacatgggccttccagaccgtaggctatctggtcctggaggccagctctcttgtatgaatcaagggaattgccgcggattctgaaagccccgatcctcgagaatgtggtctataatagccagaccattaattcacctgttgcaaggcagaatgtaataccccctgcaaagtaggcctggacaagatgtaagggactgtgggtcctctactacccccttactgttcctgcaccgagaggtcgccagggttatgccggagtaatcaggccagcttccgttctcctctaaatgttgcatagaagccacaaaagtcgcggcacaggggggagagacacaaccagtgacaactggtcccccccctcggattaaaaacacatctgccacgcatgcgggtggatcctttatccttgaccccaagctgttcaatctcttgttgagcctggacgccaatacatcttatgtacagggtactatttctgtgacatttggtcaggaaaacagtcggggtgtagaggtcattctcccggagacacttgttgacggctccagcgaatcgcctgccaattctgcatttcatgaaatgacgaatgccaataggcaaggcacaagctcctccttggtaaattaagtaaatcactagtatggcatagtctgattgtactctgacagaaccaacctgccacctgaacgttcaggcccctaagccagatgctccatcggtagctctagctgacagataaggctcccttggagcttgactacttcccctgggccatggtctcttcctgacctggcaaacccttttagttaagaatcaccaagaggaattccagcatatctctgggaccgggttctttggataatgctaggtcaagatccactctttctaggccgacaaaatactgtttataacagccctgaataaaagttagtatagggaactgtcttgaatgaagccagcatcttccctagtgccttaatcaaaaggccaaaagtaaggaactgttccttgccgtgaccacatagaccagttttcttatagcgatggtcttgtctgaggccaaaaaaaaaactcctttttggactgtgccaaacatacccagcttcttgtcaaatgaaagaatgtatctttagagttccagatacttgaccatgctggacacccttaggtccagccatgctactgactgacccaacagcaggagtttgcttcggtatgccattactgctataccctgggcctacagacctgctagaggcaggccctagcaccctgacaacccaggcacggaggctaacccaaaagggcaagaccaccaactggagatagtgctgttcccctgcgaaacgcagacaacctctgcagacccaagtaaacacatatgcaactggctccccatgtgtgtatgtggcaagtgttaaagccatatgcctcaatggaagtgtgtgtacatggcagcgtgtgttcctggaagcatgaattcatataaatatgttttaagaaaaacatgcatatagcatgtgtgctctggaacaagcatcttgcaagcaagcatgcgatataaacgtgttatgcaacaatgtgcaacatgaacccatgcagacacgtatttctatgcaaacacaaggaatcctgtattgcttaattaggccgccatgtgcaactttaaagtaatcatgcatccttatgcgattcagcatcttccatgcgatcaacatcttatgcattttaagcactactgtgcggacaagaacccttgtgtgaccaaggactcttgtgtgaccaagcacccctgtgcgatccagcatccttatgcactcaagcatcttaatgcgactttaggcatttctgtgaaacaagcctctctatgtgatcaagtatccttgggtaatccaggacgctgttgatccgacaaccatgtgtgatccagcttatttttgcattcaagcatctttaagcgatctttaggcattcttgtagaaacaagcctctctgtgcgaccaaaatatcctcgagtaatcaaggacttgggtgatcgggtaatcatgtgtgattcagcatttttatgcatacaagcctctttatgcgattctaggcatttctgtggaaacaagcctctttgtgtgaccaaatatccttggggaatcaagggcttgggtgatcaggtaatcatgtgtgattccagcatttttatgccttcgagcctctttatgcgattctaggcatttctgtggaaacaagcctctttgtgtgaccaaatatccttggggaatcaaggacttgggtgatcaggtaatcatgtgtgattccagcatttttatgcatacaagcatctttatgcgaacttaggcacttctgtggaaacaagcctctctgtgtgaccaaatatccttgggtaatccaggacgcagatgatcaggtaaccatgtgtgatgcagcatcttttttgcatccaagcaactttatgcgattttaggcatttctgtggaaacaaaccacttctgtgtgaccaaacatccttgggtaatcaaggatttgggtgatcaggtaaccatgtgtgtgtgatccagcatttttatacatacaaacgtctttatgcgatttttggcctttctgtggaaacaagtctctctgtgtgacccaatatccttgggtaatccaggacttgagtgatcaggtaactagcatctttatgcactcaagcatttctatgcaactctaacaaacatgcaacaccatacagacagaaacatgtatccttatgcgatccacaataaaacatgctttgttacttgtttttatcccacatgcattccaaactcatgtatcttatgcaacatgcggactggtaaaaaggaagttatcctctgtagatgtgcgtttcctcaattaagagacgttagcaatgtgtaccagcaactgtgcatccctcagatgtgcatttggttagcctgaagccgacaccaggctgaggaccatatggaggtcttactagccacctataggaaaacctctctttacactctaaggagaagatagaggctttggccgagtaggcagagggaaattatatgcagcatgaatctctgaaaagactaccaacaccttagacactgatgaaaaaactgaggaactcccagtaggggaggggttatatagggagggaactttctgtttaattgattacaccagtgtccatcacctgaaggtagactctataaccacacatagtaatgaatatgcagctctgtgtcccgtgatgtacgataaagaaatacacacccccttgtccctagtggtctgcccagtgtcctacatgtacttttatataataaatactgttctttctccctgcaaactgtagattgtccatagcaaccaaaaaagtgtccctttatgtcaaaaatggttttagagcagctagaaaacagcgataataaattataatcacttgcagaattgtgcgatagcgatttgtggggaaattcatcataaaaaaataaaagtaatgacagcgacaattctgcaactgagcaaatttcagtgattttgagttgattaaattattgaataatttttattataattatatttttatttgttataattatttattatattataatttataattctgttttgttttttaaaaaaaattcatacccgggatgccttcTAGActcgtttggtcagatttaagcgagttattcctaagaattgcaggcctacagtataaaacgccaaatttccttgcaaataatggtaccgctttcagcaccttttttctgaaagaatcataccgccagggaggttaaagacctTTTGATTTACTGCACTTAGAGTGGCGCCTCCGTTTCATCCCCAGCTATACCTGAAGACATCTTCTTACTCTTCACCTGGGCTGCCTTCTAAAgccgttatttaaaaaaaaaaaaaaaaaaaaaaaaacaactgtatgGACTTGGTTTTAAAAAGGTACAATCTTTTttacctaaatatcttccttagtgcagtcctccttcacttacctcatccttccattttgcttttaaatgtccttatttcttctgagaaatcctcacttcctgttcttctgtctgtaactccacacagtaatgtgaggctttctccctggtgtggagtgtcgtgctcgcccccctctcttggattacaggagagtcaggacgcccactaacacacagctcctttctctatctgcaaagtagagagtgtccagactctcctgtagtccaagggagggggcgagcacgacaccagggagaaagccttgcattactgtgtggagttacagacagaagaacaggaagtgaggatttctcagaagaaaaaaggacatttaaaagcaaaatggaaggacgaggtaagtgaaggaggactgcactacgggaaaggaagatatttatggggaaaaataaattgtacctttacaactcctttaagtcattgcttttactatattattttatcattccaccatttgttttatttttcacctGGAGCAATCAGGTTGGAGGCACACACTGAGTTTGGCACAAGCGCCACTCTTTGTATGCGTTACCCTGTTTGTTTATAAGCAGCCAATCAACTTATTCAGGACATAAGTAGTAGAACGGTTACAACTCAAATATTTCTGTCCTTAAACTGCTTGAGAACCGCCGCACAActaaatacgtcggcagaatggcacggctgggcactagggcatacatgtacgtcccctttaagatcccagccgtgggtcgcgaacgCGCTCACGACCAGGTCCTCTTCCCcgtgggaacagcggacccgatcgccgccggtgtccccgtgatcgggtcacagagaggaagaacggggagaggtgagtgtaaacaaacctctcccgtgcttcctagtgagcctgtcactgatcgtctgttccctgtcatagggaacgacgatcagtgacatcacacgtccagccacgcccccccacagcaagaaacacacattaggtcacacttaacccctacagcgcccgctcctggttaaccccttcactgccagtgtcatttttacagtagccagtgcatttttttagcactgtttgctgtaaaaacgacaatggtcccaaaatagcgtcaaaagtgtccgccataatgtcacagtcacgataaaaaaatgcattaaaactatcccctatatatCCCCTATTAggtagacgctatacattttgcacaaaccaatcgttaaacgcttattgcgatttttttttaccaaaaatatgtagaagaatacgtatcggcctaaactgaggaaaataaaatgttttatatatcttttttggggatatttattatagcaaaacattttttattttatttttcaaaatttacgctgtatatttgtttatagcgcaaaaaataaaaaccgcagaggtgatcaaataccaccaaaagaaagctctatttgtgagggaaaaaaaggatgtcaattttgtttgggagccacgtcgcacgaccgtgcaattgtcagttaaagcgacgcagtgccgaatcacaaaaagtggcctggtctttaagctgcataatggtccggggctgaagtggttaacccccccccccacaggggaCAGTTGTTGGCTCAGTTCTTACCCGCTCGATGGGCCATCTTGACACACGCCACAACCTTCTTGTGTTCCTCTGCACACAGGCCCGTCACTTTGCGTGGTATCATTCCACCATCCGATCGGATGAACTGACTGAGGACAAGAACGTCCTGCGGAGAAGAcaaccagaaaaataaaaaataaaataaaaagtgggaTTTTATTTCCTTTACACTTGCTCTGGTCATAGAAACATACAAGAGACGGCAGAAAGAGACCAAAGTAGTCCATCAAGTTTGATCGAGTACAGAGCTAGGTTTGCCCCAAGAAGGTTTTAATTATTTCCTCCTGCTAGATTTTAGATTATGTACATATCAAGTTCCTCCAGTCTCTCCTGATCTGTTTTATCCCTCAGAGCTTTTACCATGTTTGTTGGCCGTCTCTGGACTCATTCTACcttaagtgaggtctccagaacggGAAATTGTATTCTAAACGAGGTCTCCCaaggatctatatagaggaatcaggacctccttcctcctgctagtgatccctctagtgatgagatctatatagaggaatcaggacctcctttctcctgctggtgatccctctagtgatataaagatctatatagaggaatcaggacctccttcctcctgctggtgacccctctagtgatataaagatctatatatagaggaatcaggacctccttcctcctgctggtgacccctctagtgatataaagatctatatagaagaatcaggacctccttcctcctgctggtcacccctctagtgatataaagatctatagaggaatcaggacctccttcctcctgctggtgacccctctagtgatataaagatctatatagaggaatcaggacctccttcctcctgctggtgacccctctagtgatataaagatctatataggagggatcaggacctccttcctcctgctggtgacccctctagtgataaatAATGATctatatcagtggtcatcaaccctgtcctcggggctcactaacaggccaggttttatgtattaccttggggagatgcagactagaatactgcaatcactaaaCAGCAAATTACatcacctgtgatgcatttcagttatcttgcaaacctggcctgttagtgggctctgaggacagatgatgaccactgatctatatagaaaaatcaggacctccttcctcctgctggtgacccctctagtgatataaagatctatatatagaggaatcaggacctccttcctcctgctggtgacccctctagtgatataaagatctatatagaagaatcaggacctccttcctcctgctggtcacccctctagtgatataaagatctatatagaggaatcaggacctccttcctcctgctggtgacccctctagtgatataaagatctatataggagggatcaggacctccttcctcctgctggtgatccctctagtgatataaagatctatataggagggatcaggacctccttcctcctgctggtgacccctctagtgataaataatgatatatatcagtggtcatcaaccctgtcctcggggctcactaacaggccaggttttatgtattaccttggggagatgcagactagaatactgcaatcactaaaCAGCAAATTACatcacctgtgatgcatttcagttatcttgcaaacctggcctgttagtgggctctgaggacagatgatgaccactgatctatatagaaaaatcaggacctccttcctcctgctggtgatccctctagtgatataaagatctatatagaggaatcaggacctccttcctcccgctggtgatcactctagtgatataaagatctatatagaggaatcaggaccttctccctcctgctggtgacccctctagtgatataaagatctataaggtatcaggacctccttcctcctgctggtgacccctctagtgatataaagatctatatagaggtatcaggacccccttcctcctgctggtgacccctctagtgatataaagatctatatagaggtatcaggacccccttcctcctgctggtgacccctctagtgatataaagatctatatagaggaatcaggacctccttctcctgctggtgacccctctagtgatataaagatctcatAGTTgccaatattgaaaaaaaaaattatagggacaCTTTATTTGTGCCAGCGAGGTCTTATTATAATTAGGGGCTGGGGCATTCGTTTCTAGGCATGCCATAGTGGGGGATGAAAAATTTGGGGGTATCAGAACTCTGGCTGGGGAAGACACTGTCACCCCTTAGCTGCACCCAGGTAGTTATGCCACTGGTGATTTGGTCTCCACACCATTTATAAAAGACAAGCTCGTGGAGGCCGAAGGAAAGAACCAAGAGGCAGAGCCTAGGCCTCTTGTTTCTTCCTGACGATAGCTGCTCTTCTGTAAAATGGTGGCCGGTGGAGACAATTCACCAGTGCCGGCCGTGGACTTCTAGCAGCGGCTAAAAATCTGGAAAAGAACGATTTCCTGTGACATTTCCCGGGATACGGTAAGACCGGGGCAAAAGGTCTAAATACCGGGATTGTCCCGGGAAaatacgggacagttggcaactatgagatctatatagaggaatcaggacctccttcctcctgctggtgacccctctagtgatataaagatctatatagaggaatcaggacccccttcctcctgctggtgacccctctagtgatataaagatctatatagaggaatcaggatctccttcctcctcctggtgacccctctagtgatataaagatctatatagaggaatcaggacctccttcctcctgctggtgatccctctagtgatataaagatctatatagaggaatcaggacctccttcctcctgctggtgatccctctagtggtataaagatctatatagaggaatcaggaccccattcctcctgctggtgatccctctagtgatataaagatctatagagaggaatcaggaccccattcctcctgctggtgacccctctagtgatataaagatctatatagaggaatcaggatctccttcctcctcctggtgatccctctagtgatataaagatctatatagaaaaatcaggacctccttcctcctgctggtgatccctctagtgatataaagatctatacatGGGTGGCAATACATAAaagggacaggtcctctttaaaaggATCTCCTGacatagagcagtcttgtgaagATCTTACCGTGTAGTCGTATTTATGTTTGAGGTTCCAGCGACAGATCGGACATTGACCGGAGGGGTTCGGAGGACACAATGATGGTTTCTCTTCTAGAATACGTCCTTCAAgctacaaaaaggaaaaaattaaataaaaataaactttttttttacattataaaaGATGTGATCAGAATTTTATTATAGCCAGAAGATTAACcgccctttatgaccaggccatttttttttttcgatacagcactgcgttaccttCCCCCGCTGGGAGGGGAGATCAGGTGAATATAGAAGCTGGAGCTACTTGGGGGATCCGTACATTTTTTTGGGCTTTCATCTAAGACTCCAATGACTTGTAGCTCACACACGACTTTCCTTGTGCCCACAGCTGGTGAAGGGACTAATGGaagatacaaataaataaaaagccaaGTATACTCTGCGGGGCAAACTACGGGTTTACTTTAAAACTTTTCAGGTCTAGAGCAATAAAAAGTAATCtttgcgttttaaccacttgccaaccgccgaACAAACTTTTACGTTGGTAGAATGGCAGAgacaggcaaatgggtgtacaggtaccTTCCTTTAAACTTGCCATGTGGGCATGCCCGCCGCC
The sequence above is drawn from the Rana temporaria chromosome 4, aRanTem1.1, whole genome shotgun sequence genome and encodes:
- the MRPS18A gene encoding 39S ribosomal protein S18a, mitochondrial, with protein sequence MAAPSLLLSPVSRLLRVGLGLLSREGWRPAAVPSRGLRDLVEKKEGKMTVLEGRILEEKPSLCPPNPSGQCPICRWNLKHKYDYTDVLVLSQFIRSDGGMIPRKVTGLCAEEHKKVVACVKMAHRAGLFPNHRPNLAEGVVPREKFQLNRYLTRWSVTSARPILRKGLKWCKVKMPVGDPILKDNVRYSIKPHLYRQ